The following are from one region of the Rissa tridactyla isolate bRisTri1 chromosome 10, bRisTri1.patW.cur.20221130, whole genome shotgun sequence genome:
- the TKT gene encoding transketolase, with protein sequence MEDYHKPDQQTLQALKDAANRLRISSIKATTAAGSGHPTSCCSAAEIMSVLFFHTMRYKVQDPRNASNDRFVLSKGHAAPILYSVWAEAGFLQEAELLNLRKIDSVLEGHPVPKQAFTDVATGSLGQGLGAACGMAYTGKFFDRASYRVYCLLGDGELSEGSVWEAMAFAGFYKLDNLVAIFDVNRLGQSDPAPLQHHVEIYQKRCEAFGWHAIIVDGHSVEELCKAFGQAKHQPTAIIAKTYKGKGISGVEDKESWHGKPLPKNMAEQVIMEIDDKIQNKKKLSPALPEEDAPIVNIRNIKMPSPPTYKVGEKWATRKAYGVALAKLGHANDRVIALDGDTKNSTFSELFKKEHPSRYIECYIAEQNMVSVAVGCATRDRTVAFASTFATFFTRAFDQIRMAAISESNINLCGSHCGVSIGEDGPSQMGLEDLSMFRAVPNATVFYPSDAVATEKAVEIAANTKGICFIRTSRPENPVIYNNNEDFHIGQAKVVLKSKDDQVTVIGAGVTLHEALAAAEQLRKEKIFIRVIDPFTIKPLDKKTILENARVTKGRIITVEDHYHEGGIGEAVCAAVMGEPGITVHRLAVSHVPRSGKPAELLRMFGIDKDAIVQAVKMAGSKSRNAE encoded by the exons ATGGAGGATTACCACAAGCCCGACCAGCAGACCCTGCAAGCCCTGAAGGACGCGGCCAACCGGCTCCGCATCAGCTCCATCAAGGCCACGACCGCGGCCGGCTCCGG CCACCCTACATCATGTTGCAGTGCAGCAGAGATTATGTCTGTGCTGTTTTTCCATACCATGAGGTACAAAGTGCAAGATCCCAGAAACGCCAGCAACGACCGGTTTGTTCTTTCCAAG GGTCATGCAGCACCAATTTTATATTCTGTTTGGGCAGAGGCTGGCTTTCTACAAGAAGCAGAATTACTGAACTTGAGGAAAATTGATTCTGTCTTAGAAGGACACCCAGTACCA AAACAAGCATTCACTGATGTGGCTACTGGATCCCTTGGTCAGGGTCTTGGTGCAGCATGTGGAATGGCATACACTGGCAAATTCTTTGACAGAGCCAG CTATCGAGTGTATTGTCTGCTTGGAGATGGAGAGTTATCTGAAGGCTCTGTTTGGGAGGCAATGGCCTTTGCTGGGTTTTACAAGCTTGATAATCTCGTTGCTATATTTGATGTTAACCGGCTTGGACAAAGTGaccctgctcctctgcagcatCATGTTGAAATTTACCAGAAACGCTGTGAAGCCTTTGG CTGGCATGCTATCATCGTTGATGGACACAGTGTGGAGGAACTTTGCAAAGCCTTTGGCCAGGCCAAACATCAGCCAACGGCTATCATTGCAAAGACTTATAAAGGCAAAGGCATATCAG GCGTTGAAGATAAGGAAAGCTGGCATGGAAAGCCCCTGCCAAAGAACATGGCTGAACAAGTCATTATGGAAATAGATGAcaaaattcaaaataagaaaaagctttctCCAGCCCTCCCAGAAGAAGATGCACCTATAGTAAATATTAGAAACATTAAGATGCCATCTCCACCAACTTACAAAGTGGGAGAAAAG tggGCTACCCGCAAAGCTTACGGCGTTGCGCTTGCAAAACTGGGCCATGCTAATGATCGAGTGATTGCTTTGGACGGAGATACAAAGAACTCCACCTTCTCAGAGCTTTTTAAGAAAGAACATCCCAGTCGCTACATTGAATGCTACATTGCTGAACAGAACATG GTGAGCGTTGCAGTTGGTTGTGCCACTCGTGACAGAACTGTTGCTTTTGCCAGCACCTTTGCTACCTTCTTCACACGGGCATTTGACCAGATCCGTATGGCTGCCATCTCCGAGAGTAACATCAATCTCTGTGGGTCGCACTGTGGTGTTTCTATTG GTGAGGATGGGCCGTCTCAGATGGGACTGGAGGATCTGTCCATGTTCCGGGCTGTCCCCAATGCCACTGTGTTTTACCCTAGCGATGCTGTAGCCACTGAAAAAGCGGTAGAAATAGCTGCCAACACCAAG GGCATTTGTTTCATAAGAACTAGTCGTCCTGAAAATCCTGTCATTTACAACAACAATGAGGACTTCCATATTGGACAGGCAAAG GTGGTTCTGAAGAGTAAGGATGACCAAGTGACTGTGATCGGAGCAGGAGTCACTCTGCATgaggctctggctgcagcagagcagctgagaAAAG aaaaaatctTCATCCGTGTGATTGATCCCTTCACCATAAAGCCCCTGGATAAGAAGACAATACTTGAAAATGCAAGAGTGACCAAAGGCAGAATCATCACTGTTGAGGACCATTACCATGAAG